From Paenibacillus sp. V4I7, one genomic window encodes:
- a CDS encoding YncE family protein: MDRRRDSLTLARLSQTLPHVVTIVKAAGAVGDIQTNSVTNRVYFVHSENQVGVLDGKTNRVLRNVKVGDGTNFLAVNSRTNRIYATNFRDATVSVISGKSNSVLTAVPVGQRPFGLGIHQGSNRIYVANLSGTISVIDGSTNRILKTLRVGGSPALVSVNERTNRIYVTNVSIDSVHVIDGRTLQVLTTIKVGRNPIITPAINSVTNRIYVANNLSRFASLIQGRTLGKSIPIQLGSRQSEITLNPLTNRIYITSAQQEGGGKLFVLNGQTNRIIKTLMIPTFSSILVNPLTNHFFVGDSEGRNLFVYNGRTNTRLTTLRTGNSAGNMALNIRTNRIYVGNTGTITVVQDGI; the protein is encoded by the coding sequence TTGGATCGAAGACGAGATTCCCTCACCCTTGCCCGATTGTCGCAAACGTTGCCCCATGTTGTCACAATTGTTAAAGCAGCCGGGGCAGTCGGTGATATTCAAACGAATTCAGTCACGAATCGTGTCTATTTTGTTCATAGTGAAAACCAAGTAGGCGTCCTTGATGGGAAGACCAATCGGGTCCTCCGAAATGTGAAGGTTGGTGATGGCACCAATTTCCTCGCGGTGAATTCTCGTACCAATCGGATCTACGCCACGAACTTCCGGGATGCTACCGTTTCCGTGATCAGCGGAAAATCAAACAGCGTACTGACGGCTGTGCCCGTCGGACAGCGCCCTTTTGGCCTTGGTATCCACCAAGGCAGTAATCGAATCTATGTAGCCAATCTAAGCGGGACGATTAGCGTCATAGACGGCAGCACCAACCGAATCCTCAAGACGTTGAGGGTTGGCGGATCACCAGCGCTTGTGTCCGTTAATGAACGGACGAACCGCATTTATGTCACGAATGTAAGCATTGATTCGGTTCATGTGATTGATGGGAGGACACTTCAAGTCCTTACGACGATCAAAGTAGGTCGTAATCCCATTATTACACCAGCTATTAATAGCGTTACCAATCGTATTTACGTGGCTAACAACCTGAGCCGTTTTGCTTCTTTGATACAGGGCCGCACCCTAGGGAAAAGCATTCCCATTCAACTAGGGAGCCGGCAAAGCGAAATCACTTTGAACCCGCTGACGAATCGCATCTATATCACAAGCGCGCAGCAGGAAGGCGGAGGCAAGCTCTTCGTCCTTAACGGACAAACGAATAGGATCATAAAGACTTTAATGATCCCGACATTTTCATCGATTCTCGTCAATCCGCTCACGAACCACTTTTTCGTCGGGGATTCCGAAGGAAGAAATTTATTTGTTTACAATGGGCGAACCAACACGCGTTTGACAACACTTCGCACGGGGAATTCAGCGGGGAATATGGCCTTGAACATACGAACGAACCGCATCTATGTCGGAAATACGGGCACCATTACCGTTGTTCAAGACGGCATATAA
- a CDS encoding IS4 family transposase — protein MDEYSNSLKETLTSLIREMSAAPAPFVKNPEKDFTRKKKLPFETVMQLLISMGGNSLYKELLESQGYDVNTATTSAFVQQRNKILPSAVEFLFHEFTQSYTDIKDYRGYRLLAVDGSDLHIATDSADTDTYFQNQPNTKGYNLLHLNTAYDLCNRLYVDAIIQPRRLSNEGRALAAMVDRSPIKGKTIVTADRGYESYNNFAHIERKGWNYVIRVKDLDSSGILSGLCLPSGGAFDLDVHLTLTKKQTKEVRAHPEIYKFVPSTSTFDFLDLHENLFYPISFRVVRFVLPNGAYETVITNLSAADFPPDEIKSIYNMRWGIETSFRALKYTVGLTNFHAKRQESITQEIFARMIMYNFAEMITSHVVISQMDKRHQYQVNFTVAVHVCRHFLRSRDDEPPPDVEALIRKNILPIRPIRPGQQNTRKIRYKSVVSFVYRVA, from the coding sequence ATGGATGAGTACTCGAATTCGCTAAAAGAAACACTGACATCCCTCATACGAGAAATGTCAGCTGCACCAGCACCTTTTGTCAAAAACCCCGAAAAAGATTTTACCCGAAAGAAAAAGCTTCCCTTTGAAACGGTTATGCAACTCCTGATCTCAATGGGGGGCAACAGCTTATATAAGGAACTCTTGGAATCGCAGGGCTATGACGTAAATACCGCAACCACCTCTGCATTTGTCCAACAGAGGAATAAAATCCTGCCATCTGCTGTGGAATTCTTGTTTCACGAATTTACGCAATCGTATACCGATATCAAGGACTACCGTGGGTATCGATTACTTGCCGTTGACGGTTCGGATTTGCATATCGCAACTGACTCTGCGGACACGGACACCTATTTTCAAAATCAACCGAACACAAAAGGCTATAACCTTCTGCATTTGAACACAGCCTATGACTTGTGCAATAGACTTTACGTGGATGCGATTATTCAGCCACGAAGGTTGAGCAATGAGGGAAGGGCGCTGGCTGCTATGGTTGACCGTTCCCCCATCAAGGGCAAAACCATTGTTACTGCCGATAGAGGTTATGAAAGTTACAACAATTTCGCTCATATTGAACGAAAAGGGTGGAATTATGTCATACGGGTAAAGGATTTGGATTCCAGTGGTATTCTTTCGGGTTTGTGTTTGCCCTCTGGCGGAGCGTTTGATCTGGACGTTCATCTGACACTCACCAAAAAACAAACCAAAGAGGTCAGGGCTCATCCCGAGATTTACAAGTTCGTCCCTTCCACGTCTACCTTTGATTTTTTGGATTTGCATGAGAACTTGTTTTACCCGATTTCCTTTCGGGTTGTTCGTTTCGTCTTGCCAAATGGCGCTTATGAAACCGTCATTACGAATCTTTCTGCCGCTGATTTCCCACCCGATGAAATCAAGTCCATTTACAACATGCGATGGGGCATCGAAACCTCTTTCAGGGCATTAAAATACACGGTAGGTCTGACGAATTTTCACGCAAAGAGACAAGAGTCCATCACCCAAGAGATTTTCGCAAGAATGATCATGTACAATTTCGCTGAAATGATTACCTCGCACGTAGTCATTTCCCAAATGGATAAACGGCACCAATACCAAGTCAACTTCACAGTTGCCGTTCACGTTTGTAGACATTTCCTGCGCTCAAGGGACGATGAACCCCCGCCCGATGTTGAAGCACTGATTCGCAAAAACATTTTGCCGATTCGACCCATCCGCCCAGGACAGCAGAATACGCGCAAAATCCGCTACAAATCCGTTGTTAGCTTCGTCTACAGAGTAGCATAA
- a CDS encoding 5'-deoxyadenosine deaminase: MPTILIKDAQIVTMNSNGDIITGDIFIENDRITAIGPDLNPAQVDKVIDAKHRTIIPGFIQTHIHLCQTLFRGKGDDLELMDWLKKRIWPLEASHDEESIYYSAMLGIGELIQSGTTTIVDMETVHHTDFAFQAIAESGMRALSGKVMMDKGDEVPFALQEKTSESLQQSVDLLEKWNGHDDGRIQYAFSPRFVISCTEELLREVRSLSEQYQVKVHTHASENLGEIEIVQAETGMRNVVYLDHLGLANERLILAHCIWLDEEEKRIIHDRGVHVSHCPGSNLKLASGIAETPDMLKLDISVSLGADGAPCNNNLDMFNEMRLAALIQKPIHGPTAMNAQTVFRMATIGGARAVGMEKEIGSLEVGKKADLAILDLNNFHTYPSFDVDPISRIVYSATRADVETTIINGRIVMENRIMRTIDKDIVLPEANRSIQRLLKRANLR; this comes from the coding sequence ATGCCAACCATTCTAATTAAAGATGCGCAAATTGTGACTATGAACAGCAATGGAGATATTATTACAGGGGATATTTTCATCGAAAATGACCGAATCACAGCAATTGGACCGGATTTGAACCCCGCACAGGTAGATAAGGTGATTGACGCCAAGCACCGTACGATCATTCCAGGCTTCATTCAAACCCATATTCATTTATGCCAAACCCTATTCCGCGGCAAGGGGGACGATTTGGAACTAATGGATTGGTTGAAAAAGCGGATATGGCCGCTAGAAGCCTCGCATGATGAAGAGTCGATCTATTATTCCGCCATGCTTGGCATCGGCGAGCTGATTCAAAGCGGTACCACGACGATCGTCGATATGGAGACGGTACACCACACCGACTTTGCTTTTCAAGCCATCGCGGAGAGCGGCATGCGCGCTTTATCCGGCAAGGTGATGATGGACAAAGGGGACGAGGTTCCTTTTGCTTTGCAGGAGAAGACCTCCGAATCACTCCAGCAAAGTGTCGACTTGCTCGAGAAATGGAACGGCCACGACGATGGCCGCATCCAGTACGCATTCTCTCCACGATTCGTCATATCGTGTACGGAAGAACTGCTGCGTGAGGTTCGCAGCTTATCGGAGCAGTACCAAGTGAAAGTGCACACGCACGCATCTGAGAATCTCGGCGAGATCGAGATTGTGCAGGCAGAGACTGGCATGCGCAACGTCGTCTACCTCGATCATCTCGGTTTGGCGAATGAGCGCCTTATTCTGGCGCACTGCATTTGGCTTGATGAGGAAGAGAAGCGCATTATCCATGATCGAGGCGTGCATGTGAGCCATTGTCCCGGCTCTAACCTGAAGCTTGCTTCAGGCATTGCCGAGACGCCCGACATGCTGAAGCTCGATATCTCCGTCAGCCTAGGAGCAGATGGCGCGCCGTGCAATAATAATCTCGATATGTTTAACGAGATGCGTTTGGCTGCGCTTATCCAGAAGCCAATACACGGGCCGACGGCCATGAATGCGCAGACGGTCTTCCGCATGGCGACCATTGGGGGCGCCCGCGCGGTCGGCATGGAGAAGGAGATCGGCAGCCTCGAGGTCGGCAAGAAGGCCGACCTCGCCATTCTCGATCTCAACAACTTCCACACGTATCCGTCCTTCGACGTGGATCCGATCTCTCGCATCGTTTACTCAGCGACGCGAGCTGACGTAGAAACGACGATCATTAACGGTCGTATCGTCATGGAAAACCGCATCATGCGGACGATTGATAAGGACATCGTCCTGCCCGAAGCGAACCGCTCCATCCAGCGGCTGCTCAAGCGAGCCAACCTGCGCTAA
- a CDS encoding multicopper oxidase family protein produces the protein MYSISVQIILSVCLLFVIFTWIGSVKASRLLYNQSLERMHRKASKLLFWSWFPAIPAAIIIGAIVWMQQSMDPVFWQDRVFIQAPLVILPILTIWFVSVPKLIKLRSLTKQSLAETGAAIEPTIYHRAASPSLIIPFQMTALGALTALYFSLVPPVPFRWLEISIPLAALVLATVGLWWRHQIRFKQVSKMEVYVIPILWKRALTMVGVLAIVAGSGYYLFMLAMNNSQLPAEIDMASGTHDYDAQAVTANMTPHNHGKEGMSGSSAKMVSVTDLTGPREGTPDRHFTLTAQKKTVTLSSGKTVDAWTYNGQIPGPELRMKEGELIEVTLVNEDIEHGVTVHWHGLDVPNAEDGVAGATQNAVMPGETYTYRFRAEQVGTFWYHSHQDSQEAVSMGLFGALIVEPKMETIQQVKDITVMTHRWKGTFAIGASDQLERMTIAPGTPVRMRLINTDDWVQQTYTLVGTHFEVAAIDGTELNKPGVLTNTHLVVTTGGRNDITFIMPERPVYLNVGGNRSSGILMSPDGKGEIPDLPQTVAFDPLQYGSPTSTPFDASSRFDRDFTLILDNKLGFYNRNLDFLYTLNGEVFPNTPMLMVKEGDLVKTTIVNRGNVDHPMHLHGHHVLVLSRNGKPSTGSPWWSDTLAVLPGETYEVAFVANNPGLWMDHCHNLVHAAAGMTMHLMYEGVTTPFSVGSGTINHPE, from the coding sequence GTGTACAGCATAAGTGTTCAAATCATATTGTCCGTTTGTTTATTATTCGTTATTTTCACCTGGATAGGCAGTGTCAAAGCGTCTCGATTGCTATATAACCAGAGTCTGGAACGGATGCATCGCAAAGCAAGCAAGCTCCTTTTCTGGTCATGGTTTCCGGCTATTCCAGCTGCCATTATCATTGGAGCAATTGTCTGGATGCAGCAATCCATGGATCCGGTCTTCTGGCAGGACCGCGTGTTTATTCAAGCGCCTCTGGTAATTCTTCCTATTCTAACCATATGGTTCGTATCGGTTCCTAAACTGATCAAACTGCGTTCCTTAACGAAGCAAAGCTTAGCCGAAACTGGTGCCGCAATAGAGCCAACTATTTACCATAGAGCTGCTAGCCCCAGTCTCATTATTCCTTTTCAAATGACGGCTCTAGGCGCGTTAACCGCATTATATTTTTCACTCGTACCTCCAGTTCCATTTCGTTGGTTGGAAATTTCCATACCTCTGGCTGCCCTTGTACTCGCAACGGTTGGGCTATGGTGGAGACACCAGATTCGCTTCAAACAGGTAAGTAAAATGGAAGTATACGTCATTCCAATCTTATGGAAACGCGCATTAACGATGGTAGGTGTTTTGGCTATTGTGGCGGGATCTGGATATTACTTGTTTATGTTGGCGATGAATAACAGTCAATTACCAGCGGAAATTGATATGGCTAGTGGTACTCACGATTATGACGCTCAGGCAGTAACGGCGAATATGACTCCGCATAATCACGGGAAAGAGGGAATGAGCGGCTCCTCTGCCAAAATGGTGTCTGTTACTGACCTAACAGGTCCGCGCGAAGGGACGCCTGATCGTCATTTTACACTTACAGCGCAGAAAAAGACGGTCACACTTAGCTCCGGCAAAACCGTGGATGCTTGGACGTACAATGGGCAAATTCCAGGGCCGGAACTGCGTATGAAAGAGGGAGAGCTAATCGAGGTCACTTTGGTCAACGAGGATATCGAGCATGGTGTTACCGTGCATTGGCATGGTTTAGATGTGCCGAATGCCGAGGATGGCGTTGCTGGAGCTACGCAAAATGCGGTTATGCCGGGCGAGACCTACACGTATCGCTTCCGCGCAGAGCAAGTGGGCACTTTCTGGTATCACTCCCATCAAGATTCACAAGAAGCCGTTAGTATGGGGCTTTTCGGAGCGTTAATCGTTGAACCGAAGATGGAAACCATACAGCAAGTGAAGGACATCACGGTCATGACACATCGCTGGAAAGGCACTTTCGCCATTGGCGCGTCAGATCAATTAGAACGCATGACGATCGCGCCAGGGACGCCTGTCCGCATGAGACTTATTAATACAGACGATTGGGTGCAGCAAACATACACCCTTGTCGGCACTCATTTTGAGGTGGCAGCCATTGATGGAACGGAACTAAATAAGCCAGGTGTGTTAACTAATACGCATTTGGTTGTGACTACAGGTGGTCGGAATGACATCACGTTCATCATGCCAGAGCGTCCTGTGTACCTGAATGTCGGCGGTAACCGCAGCAGCGGCATCTTGATGTCACCGGATGGGAAGGGTGAAATTCCTGATCTGCCACAAACCGTTGCTTTCGATCCCCTTCAATATGGTAGCCCGACCTCGACACCCTTTGATGCAAGCAGCCGTTTTGACAGAGATTTCACCTTGATCTTGGATAATAAACTCGGATTCTATAATCGTAATCTGGATTTCCTTTATACATTGAATGGCGAAGTATTCCCGAATACACCAATGCTCATGGTGAAAGAAGGCGATCTGGTCAAAACAACTATCGTTAACCGCGGAAACGTCGACCACCCGATGCACTTACACGGTCATCATGTGCTGGTGCTATCTCGTAACGGTAAGCCTTCCACGGGCAGCCCTTGGTGGTCCGATACGCTGGCTGTACTGCCGGGAGAAACTTACGAAGTGGCTTTCGTTGCTAATAACCCTGGACTATGGATGGATCATTGCCATAACCTCGTACATGCCGCAGCAGGAATGACGATGCACCTGATGTATGAAGGCGTAACGACGCCATTCTCAGTAGGAAGCGGTACGATTAATCATCCAGAATGA
- a CDS encoding cold-shock protein has translation MATGTVKWFNAEKGFGFIEVEGGNDVFVHFSAIQGDGFKTLDEGQNVEFSVVQGNRGPQAENVVKL, from the coding sequence ATGGCTACTGGTACAGTAAAATGGTTTAACGCAGAAAAAGGTTTCGGTTTCATCGAAGTTGAAGGCGGCAACGATGTATTCGTTCACTTCTCCGCAATCCAAGGCGACGGTTTCAAAACTTTGGACGAAGGCCAAAACGTTGAGTTCAGCGTTGTTCAAGGCAACCGCGGACCACAAGCAGAAAACGTTGTAAAACTGTAA
- a CDS encoding cold-shock protein codes for MYSRKKSLEEMPLENVTVWSCEKEGCKGWMRDNFAFDHVPTCHLCQSTMVRSVKLLPLVNNTNTDQKALKKGVQI; via the coding sequence ATGTATTCCAGAAAAAAGTCGCTTGAAGAGATGCCTCTAGAAAATGTGACGGTATGGTCTTGTGAAAAAGAAGGCTGTAAAGGCTGGATGCGAGATAATTTTGCATTCGATCACGTGCCGACTTGTCATTTATGTCAGTCCACTATGGTTCGAAGTGTCAAGTTACTTCCTTTAGTTAATAACACGAATACGGATCAGAAAGCGCTCAAAAAGGGCGTGCAAATTTAA
- a CDS encoding M23 family metallopeptidase, producing MSVKSRKRRQWPLLAGACLLAACVVILVGKSPFGAPFSWKDNTPAVVVATPLPTPPPREAVEFRMLDFDRGWVKYADGIARTEDGGAQWQEALGTDITTEEAGGTMPLGGPIMELLNLEASSGSVGQDSPKPLTVTMGNASLQVKQSQFLTPRIGWVLLASTKDSKNPLLVTADGGQTWVDGMTADVKEAIQKEKNHLQQLKMESALYGTKDDAKAVISSKWKLVPDSAAPGDVVLVRHNEPGSITWLNKTYTLQPYGTGYFTYLPITMSAKPGNYPIGDQTLTIQPKKFDTQYLKVTAQMESMKQDTGRIAADQKKIDLARSKSAPEFLFSGPFVQPVEGILTTPYGHTRYVNGKYDSSHMAIDLAAKEGTPIKATNDGVVALAETLYLTGNAIYIDHGMGLFSQYAHLSELRVKTGDRVKQGDIIGLVGTTGFSTGPHLHFAFWAHNVQVNPNLFFNTTPFRWVQPKG from the coding sequence ATGTCAGTGAAATCAAGAAAACGTCGACAATGGCCGCTATTGGCCGGCGCCTGCTTACTTGCCGCATGTGTGGTGATTTTGGTTGGTAAATCGCCATTCGGTGCCCCATTCTCTTGGAAAGACAATACGCCTGCTGTTGTAGTAGCAACACCGCTGCCAACGCCACCACCGCGAGAGGCTGTGGAATTCCGTATGCTCGACTTTGATCGCGGCTGGGTGAAATATGCAGATGGGATCGCGAGAACTGAGGATGGTGGGGCGCAGTGGCAAGAAGCGCTGGGAACAGACATCACCACCGAGGAAGCAGGAGGCACCATGCCATTAGGCGGACCGATCATGGAGCTGCTTAACCTAGAGGCAAGTTCAGGTTCGGTCGGTCAGGACAGCCCAAAACCGCTTACGGTTACAATGGGCAATGCCTCGTTACAAGTGAAGCAATCGCAATTCCTGACGCCTCGCATCGGATGGGTGCTTCTCGCCAGTACGAAGGATAGTAAAAACCCGCTGCTCGTAACGGCAGATGGTGGACAGACCTGGGTGGACGGTATGACGGCAGATGTCAAAGAGGCCATTCAGAAAGAGAAAAATCATTTGCAGCAATTGAAGATGGAATCGGCACTCTACGGAACCAAGGATGATGCCAAAGCGGTTATCAGTTCGAAATGGAAGCTTGTTCCGGATAGCGCAGCTCCAGGGGATGTTGTGTTGGTACGTCATAACGAACCAGGGAGTATCACTTGGTTGAATAAAACATATACCCTTCAGCCCTATGGAACGGGATACTTTACGTATTTGCCGATTACGATGAGTGCAAAGCCGGGGAACTATCCGATCGGTGATCAGACGCTAACCATTCAACCGAAGAAGTTCGATACGCAGTATCTGAAGGTAACGGCTCAGATGGAAAGCATGAAGCAGGACACGGGTCGCATTGCAGCCGACCAGAAGAAGATCGATCTGGCGCGAAGTAAGTCCGCGCCGGAATTTCTGTTCAGCGGGCCGTTCGTGCAGCCCGTCGAGGGGATTTTGACGACACCGTATGGGCACACCCGTTATGTGAACGGTAAATACGACAGCTCTCATATGGCCATTGATCTGGCCGCGAAGGAAGGCACCCCGATCAAAGCTACGAACGACGGGGTAGTCGCGCTGGCGGAAACCCTGTATTTGACCGGCAATGCCATCTATATTGACCATGGAATGGGGCTTTTCTCGCAGTACGCCCATCTCTCAGAGCTGCGCGTGAAAACGGGGGATCGGGTCAAGCAGGGCGATATCATTGGGCTCGTCGGCACGACTGGGTTCTCGACCGGACCGCATTTGCACTTTGCCTTCTGGGCGCACAATGTGCAGGTCAATCCGAACTTGTTTTTTAATACGACACCGTTTCGTTGGGTTCAGCCGAAGGGGTAA
- a CDS encoding potassium channel protein — translation MFYFSKFFLKLLRMNNKFIFSVAIVFIVLSSVSFYLLEKETFGSLFNSLWFVMTTVTTTGYGDYFPKTVAGKCLGMVLYIFGIGLISVTISKVIDSLFVYRQRKEEGKMRYQGEQHFVIVDWSKNAELAIQEILNSDSEIEVVLIDTLEKTPFVHDRVHYIQGNPALVDTLEMANMSKARSVFIFANETTEDQAMLRDPSFVDGKTLLVATTIERNYRNVHSIVEIKNRENMQNFLHVNVNEFIFPSETISQLAVRSAFSPGSSRIVSQLLTRQSGDNLHVLGKRKSWNTYRDAFEQLLQEGATLISDGDQLNINRKLDQLIPEDARLFIICDIDTFEHISTRT, via the coding sequence ATGTTCTATTTCAGTAAGTTTTTCCTCAAACTGCTGCGCATGAATAACAAGTTTATTTTCAGCGTAGCCATCGTGTTTATCGTACTATCTTCCGTGAGCTTTTACCTATTGGAAAAAGAAACGTTCGGCAGCCTTTTCAATAGCTTGTGGTTTGTCATGACGACCGTAACGACAACAGGCTATGGGGACTACTTTCCGAAAACCGTGGCAGGTAAGTGCCTGGGCATGGTTCTCTATATCTTCGGAATAGGCCTGATCTCCGTCACCATCAGCAAAGTCATCGACTCATTATTCGTATACAGACAACGAAAGGAAGAAGGCAAAATGAGATATCAAGGCGAGCAGCATTTTGTGATCGTAGACTGGAGTAAAAACGCCGAGTTGGCGATTCAAGAAATTCTGAACTCGGACTCGGAGATTGAGGTCGTCCTCATTGATACACTGGAGAAGACTCCTTTCGTTCATGACCGGGTTCATTATATCCAAGGCAATCCTGCCCTCGTTGATACACTGGAAATGGCCAATATGAGCAAAGCACGTTCTGTATTCATCTTTGCCAATGAAACGACCGAAGACCAGGCGATGCTGCGCGATCCCTCCTTCGTTGACGGCAAAACGCTGCTTGTCGCCACGACCATTGAACGGAATTACCGCAACGTGCACTCCATTGTAGAAATCAAAAATCGCGAAAACATGCAAAACTTCCTGCATGTCAACGTGAACGAGTTCATTTTTCCCTCCGAGACGATCTCGCAGCTTGCGGTTCGCTCAGCCTTTTCTCCAGGTTCCTCCCGTATTGTGTCACAGCTTCTAACCAGACAATCGGGCGACAACCTTCATGTTCTTGGCAAAAGAAAATCGTGGAATACCTACCGTGACGCTTTCGAGCAACTGCTCCAAGAAGGCGCGACACTGATCTCCGACGGCGATCAGCTGAATATCAACCGCAAGCTGGATCAGCTCATTCCGGAAGACGCTCGGCTATTCATCATCTGTGATATTGATACATTCGAACACATCTCTACTCGCACATAG